The following DNA comes from Triticum aestivum cultivar Chinese Spring chromosome 3D, IWGSC CS RefSeq v2.1, whole genome shotgun sequence.
TAAGTAGTAGAGAAGAGATACGTTTTGATCGttagcaagtactacctccattTCAAAATAGTTCAAGTTTGTCCTAAGTCAAATATTTTTAAGTTGGACTAAATCTATAGAAAAATGTGCCCATATCTACAATAACATATTAGTTTCACTAGATTCACAATGAAATATATTTTCATTAATAGGCTTAGCTAGCCGATCCAATAAGTAAATACATAGGGAAATCTATGTGAATTGGCGGTGGGTTCAACATTTATTCCCCTTTAGGGCTCCTTTACTCTCAATGCAGATCTTTCTTTCTTTCCTAAAAATtttccctcgcaaaaaaaaaatgcAGATCTTCCTAAAACAGATACATGACACAAATGTCAGTATGAATTTGCCCACACCATACATCAATCACACAATGTTACATAGACAACAACACTATTTTGCTTATTTATATGTCCATTCCACACAATTAAGTACGATCTCATTAAATGTGGTGCATATATCTTCAGGCACCGATGCCTCATCTTCATGCCTTCGTGAGGGATACAACCAGCATAGCTCGAGAGGTTCTGACCCGCTCCTCTCGCAAGCTCCCATCCACATCCAGGCTCCAATGCAGCTCTGCCGCCCTCACAAACTCATCCATAACCTCTCCAAAATGCTGGACTATTATCGGCTCAAATAAGGCTATCAGATTATTCACAAACTTGCTTGGGCTGCTCAGAGCAATGTTCATTTCGGCTGTAGGGTCATGGACACGCATCTCCTTGATCAAAAAGGACCCCTCTTCTTTGATGATCTCCCTTACCTCTTCAATGGAAGGTCCATGGAGCGGCACATAGAAAGAATCAAATTTTGCTTTGTCGATCACACCCTATCAGACATGTCATGAGATTGGCAAGTAAAATAACCGCACATACAATTGCAATAGATAGTCTGCTATACTAGAAAAGGGCAAATAAATGTACCTCCGCGACCATTACGCTTAGAATCTGAGCTACAATTCCCGGGAAAAGAGAGAATTTGGAGGCGATTACATCAGAACGCGTCCCTACCAGGGAAATAACCATCCGGCCTCCTGAGACCAACTCTTTGGCTCTCAGCTCCAGGAAAAGCTTGAAATCTTTCCTGAATTGTTGTTCATAAGCCTCACGGACCATTGGGAGCATTTCACGCCTAGCATGCTCATCAATGTCGAACGCTGGGATGCGGTTCCTTGTTAGATCTTCGGGAGCCTGTAAAGGTAAGATTTTGCTTAAACTCACAAGTAATCCAATTGGATCAATTCTTCGAGCTCTAACCTTTGATAGCCATTGCAAGCTGTTCGACGCGCAAACAACATGCAGGGAGTTACTAGTGAAGAGCCGCTCGTAAAACGATCCCGGTGCGACACCAGTCACAACAACAGGGTTCTTGCTTTGACGGAGTGTGACCAAGCTCTTCACCACCGTGTTGAAGTCGGTGTCAGGAAGGTCATTGAGTAGCACAAATATTTCCGGTGGTGGCTGTTGTAACTGAAGACAATGGTTGTGGATGGCATTGATGGCAGTCGATACCAGTGCAAGAGCATTTGGACCAGAGGAGCATCCCAAGTCCGCGATCACTATCTTTCCATGCAACAAGGTACTGGTGCTGCTGCATAAGTCGGTGATGACCTCTTCTATCAGGGGCTTCATCCTGTTCTGCTCAGCCTTCTGCAATCAAGTTGTAGTCCTTCAGAAAAATCTAGTCTAATATTTTTGCTCAAGTCATGATGTGTTAATTAGCTCATACGCTCTTTATCTGTATAAAGCCATCTTGTAGTACCATAGGGAAGGCTGCTAGGCACATCAGCAAGCGACgacatatattttttctttttacgATTTCGCTACACAGCTCCTACTTTTTGTGTGGCTTTGTCTGCTGAATCCGGTGTAGCGATGCAGAACATTATCTAGCTCGCCCAACACAATCGCTTTTTTTGTCTTGAACATTCTATTTGTTACAAATATTTTTGATTTGTTGACGA
Coding sequences within:
- the LOC123080562 gene encoding inactive anthranilate O-methyltransferase 1, yielding MASKQAVHMKHGQGETSYARNSSFQKAEQNRMKPLIEEVITDLCSSTSTLLHGKIVIADLGCSSGPNALALVSTAINAIHNHCLQLQQPPPEIFVLLNDLPDTDFNTVVKSLVTLRQSKNPVVVTGVAPGSFYERLFTSNSLHVVCASNSLQWLSKAPEDLTRNRIPAFDIDEHARREMLPMVREAYEQQFRKDFKLFLELRAKELVSGGRMVISLVGTRSDVIASKFSLFPGIVAQILSVMVAEGVIDKAKFDSFYVPLHGPSIEEVREIIKEEGSFLIKEMRVHDPTAEMNIALSSPSKFVNNLIALFEPIIVQHFGEVMDEFVRAAELHWSLDVDGSLREERVRTSRAMLVVSLTKA